The proteins below come from a single Cannabis sativa cultivar Pink pepper isolate KNU-18-1 chromosome 3, ASM2916894v1, whole genome shotgun sequence genomic window:
- the LOC115708698 gene encoding DEK domain-containing chromatin-associated protein 1 isoform X1: MASETLEEVKKKPEEEVPVEEDKEDNKVEAKEEEKEVKKKGSEEEKPKEKESEGSEEEDEEEEKEDEGGSEEDEEKEDEEGSDGEEKQGEESEEKGKKSRKTSSKVKDELSESKKEPVTPSSDRPTRERKIVERYSAPTVARSSSSKGLSIEKGRGTQLKDIPNVAFKLGKRKGDDNLQLLHTILFGKRAKVHTLKRNISQFSGYVWVETEQEKHRAKIREKLDKCVKEKLMDFCDLLNIPISKASTKKEEVSAKLLEFLESPHATTDVLLSDKDQKGQKRKKKATPGKSPSAADGEASPELPAKKQKQASSGKKGKSSPKVEEEEIDDKAESSDAQHDSHEEDDGDDAMHEASNHEEKSGDEEDKPKEQLSSPKKSSKKVKEGSKDKSGDKATPVKKSPPVKSAKKSADSTKKSRSSSKKSVSDADETSGSLTKSKGSASKKQKVEKESSKGDKVKSASKKSSSKSSGKVSAKDQGKVKSSKKAKGEPSKADVHAVIVDILKEVDFNTATLSDILRQLGTHFGVDLMHRKAEVKDIITDVINSMTDEEDDEGDDGEEDNAEAGNDDDGEEKDGDKGDDDEDEA; this comes from the exons ATGGCTTCGGAAACCCTTGAGGAGGTGAAGAAGAAGCCTGAGGAGGAAGTTCCTGTTGAGGAAGATAAGGAGGACAATAAAGTTGAAGCTAAAGAAGAGGAGAAGGAGGTGAAGAAGAAGGGTTCGGAGGAGGAAAAACCAAAGGAGAAGGAAAGTGAAGGAAGTGAAGAGGAGGACGAGGAAGAGGAGAAAGAAGATGAAGGAGGAAGTGAGGAGGATGAGGAAAAGGAAGACGAGGAAGGAAGTGATGGAGAAGAGAAACAAGGTGAGGAGAGTGAAGAGAAAGGTAAGAAAAGTCGAAAGACGAGCTCGAAGGTGAAGGATGAGCTGAGTGAGTCGAAGAAGGAGCCTGTTACGCCCAGTAGTGATAGACCGACTCGGGAGAGGAAGATCGTTGAACGGTATTCTGCACCTACTGTTGCCAGGTCTTCGTCGAGCAAAGGTTTATCAATTGAGAAG gGTCGTGGTACTCAGCTCAAAGACATTCCAAATG TGGCTTTCAAGCTGGGAAAGAGAAAAGGTGATGACAACCTTCAATTACTTCACACAATACTATTCGGGAAAAGAGCAAAG GTGCACACTTTAAAGAGGAATATAAGCCAGTTCTCTGGTTATGTTTGGGTTGAGACTGAG CAGGAAAAACATAGGGCAAAAATTAGGGAGAAGCTTGACAAATGTGTCAAGGAGAAATTGATGGATTTCTGTGATCTGCTAAATATTCCAATTAGTAAGGCCTCGACAAAAAAG GAAGAGGTCTCTGCCAAATTGCTGGAGTTTTTGGAATCTCCACATGCTACAACAGATGTTTTGCTTTCTGATAAGGACCAG AAAGGTCAAAAGCGAAAGAAGAAGGCCACACCTGGAAAAAGTCCTAGTGCTGCAGATGGAGAAGCATCTCCCGAATTACCAGCCAAG AAACAAAAACAAGCATCTAGTGGGAAAAAAGGTAAGAGTTCGCCTaaagttgaagaagaagagattgaTGATAAGGCTGAATCTTCAGATGCACAGCATGATTCTCATGAAGAAGATGATGGAGATGATGCAATGCACGAGGCAAGCAATCATGAGGAAAAATCTGGTGATGAGGAAGATAAACCGAAGGAGCAGTTGTCAAGTCCCAAAAAATCTTCAAAAAAGGTGAAGGAGGGCTCAAAAGATAAAAGTGGGGACAAAGCTACACCTGTTAAAAAGAGCCCACCTGTAAAATCTGCTAAGAAATCAGCAGACTCTACAAAGAAATCTAGATCTTCCTCGAAGAAAAGTGTGAGTGATGCTGATGAGACCTCTGGTTCTCTAACCAAGTCAAAGGGGTCTGCATCTAAGAAACAGAAGGTTGAAAAGGAAAGTTCGAAGGGTGATAAGGTGAAAAGTGCAAGCAAGAAATCATCTAGCAAATCCTCTGGAAAGGTTTCAGCTAAGGATCAAG GAAAAGTTAAAAGTAGCAAGAAGGCCAAAGGAGAGCCCTCTAAAGCAGATGTGCATGCAGTAATTGTTGATATTCTGAAAGAAGTTGATTTCAATACT GCAACTCTATCAGATATTCTAAGGCAACTCG GTACCCACTTTGGTGTGGATTTAATGCATAGAAAAGCAGAGGTGAAGGACATAATTACCGATGTGATAAATAGCATGACTGATGAGGAAGATGATGAGGGGGATGATGGAGAAGAAGACAATGCTGAAGCTGGTAATGACGACGATGgagaagagaaagatggagaCAAGGGTGACGATGACGAAGACGAAGCTTAG
- the LOC115710340 gene encoding probable protein phosphatase 2C 55, whose product MRCASFYIPKQNKLEFKPLGDDAHFVSRDEQTIGVADGVGGWDKNGIDSGKYARSLIVNSSTNVNNKLLSEIIDPKTIIREAFSKNSNLEGSSTMCVVTHNNGMLRGANIGDSGFLVFREGKLIYKSPTQQKRFNCPFQLGNHKRSDGPECAVEMELGVKKGDVVVMGSDGLLDNLFDWEIQDIIKTELKLDDHDDKYNNKYKDLAFAIAGAAYYRSLDRYGVCPYTIASAEAGRKHKGGKMDDISVIIGHIVCNWDMLVSSSSSSASS is encoded by the coding sequence ATGCGTTGCGCTTCATTTTACATACCCAAACAAAACAAACTCGAATTCAAACCCTTAGGAGACGATGCTCATTTTGTGTCTCGCGATGAACAAACTATTGGAGTAGCAGATGGCGTTGGTGGTTGGGACAAAAATGGAATAGATTCGGGTAAATATGCTCGATCACTAATTGTTAACTCTTCCACTAATGTCAACAACAAATTATTATCTGAAATTATTGATCCGAAAACTATCATTAGAGAAGCTTTCTCTAAAAATAGTAATCTTGAAGGTTCGTCAACCATGTGTGTTGTAACACACAACAACGGTATGTTGAGAGGTGCGAACATAGGAGACAGTGGATTCTTGGTGTTTAGAGAAGGAAAGTTAATATACAAATCGCCAACTCAACAAAAGCGATTTAACTGTCCTTTTCAATTGGGAAACCATAAGAGGAGTGATGGCCCTGAATGTGCTGTGGAAATGGAGTTGGGTGTTAAGAAAGGAGATGTTGTTGTGATGGGAAGTGATGGATTATTGGACAACTTATTTGATTGGGAAATACAAGACATTATTAAGACAGAACTGAAGTTGGATGATCATGATGATAAGTATAATAATAAGTATAAAGATTTGGCATTTGCAATAGCTGGAGCTGCTTACTATAGGTCATTGGATAGATATGGTGTGTGTCCTTATACCATTGCTTCTGCTGAGGCTGGAAGAAAACATAAAGGAGGCAAAATGGATGATATTTCTGTGATAATCGGTCACATTGTCTGCAATTGGGACATgcttgtttcttcttcttcttcatcagcATCCTCgtag
- the LOC115708698 gene encoding DEK domain-containing chromatin-associated protein 1 isoform X2: protein MASETLEEVKKKPEEEVPVEEDKEDNKVEAKEEEKEVKKKGSEEEKPKEKESEGSEEEDEEEEKEDEGGSEEDEEKEDEEGSDGEEKQGEESEEKGKKSRKTSSKVKDELSESKKEPVTPSSDRPTRERKIVERYSAPTVARSSSSKGLSIEKGRGTQLKDIPNVAFKLGKRKGDDNLQLLHTILFGKRAKVHTLKRNISQFSGYVWVETEEKHRAKIREKLDKCVKEKLMDFCDLLNIPISKASTKKEEVSAKLLEFLESPHATTDVLLSDKDQKGQKRKKKATPGKSPSAADGEASPELPAKKQKQASSGKKGKSSPKVEEEEIDDKAESSDAQHDSHEEDDGDDAMHEASNHEEKSGDEEDKPKEQLSSPKKSSKKVKEGSKDKSGDKATPVKKSPPVKSAKKSADSTKKSRSSSKKSVSDADETSGSLTKSKGSASKKQKVEKESSKGDKVKSASKKSSSKSSGKVSAKDQGKVKSSKKAKGEPSKADVHAVIVDILKEVDFNTATLSDILRQLGTHFGVDLMHRKAEVKDIITDVINSMTDEEDDEGDDGEEDNAEAGNDDDGEEKDGDKGDDDEDEA from the exons ATGGCTTCGGAAACCCTTGAGGAGGTGAAGAAGAAGCCTGAGGAGGAAGTTCCTGTTGAGGAAGATAAGGAGGACAATAAAGTTGAAGCTAAAGAAGAGGAGAAGGAGGTGAAGAAGAAGGGTTCGGAGGAGGAAAAACCAAAGGAGAAGGAAAGTGAAGGAAGTGAAGAGGAGGACGAGGAAGAGGAGAAAGAAGATGAAGGAGGAAGTGAGGAGGATGAGGAAAAGGAAGACGAGGAAGGAAGTGATGGAGAAGAGAAACAAGGTGAGGAGAGTGAAGAGAAAGGTAAGAAAAGTCGAAAGACGAGCTCGAAGGTGAAGGATGAGCTGAGTGAGTCGAAGAAGGAGCCTGTTACGCCCAGTAGTGATAGACCGACTCGGGAGAGGAAGATCGTTGAACGGTATTCTGCACCTACTGTTGCCAGGTCTTCGTCGAGCAAAGGTTTATCAATTGAGAAG gGTCGTGGTACTCAGCTCAAAGACATTCCAAATG TGGCTTTCAAGCTGGGAAAGAGAAAAGGTGATGACAACCTTCAATTACTTCACACAATACTATTCGGGAAAAGAGCAAAG GTGCACACTTTAAAGAGGAATATAAGCCAGTTCTCTGGTTATGTTTGGGTTGAGACTGAG GAAAAACATAGGGCAAAAATTAGGGAGAAGCTTGACAAATGTGTCAAGGAGAAATTGATGGATTTCTGTGATCTGCTAAATATTCCAATTAGTAAGGCCTCGACAAAAAAG GAAGAGGTCTCTGCCAAATTGCTGGAGTTTTTGGAATCTCCACATGCTACAACAGATGTTTTGCTTTCTGATAAGGACCAG AAAGGTCAAAAGCGAAAGAAGAAGGCCACACCTGGAAAAAGTCCTAGTGCTGCAGATGGAGAAGCATCTCCCGAATTACCAGCCAAG AAACAAAAACAAGCATCTAGTGGGAAAAAAGGTAAGAGTTCGCCTaaagttgaagaagaagagattgaTGATAAGGCTGAATCTTCAGATGCACAGCATGATTCTCATGAAGAAGATGATGGAGATGATGCAATGCACGAGGCAAGCAATCATGAGGAAAAATCTGGTGATGAGGAAGATAAACCGAAGGAGCAGTTGTCAAGTCCCAAAAAATCTTCAAAAAAGGTGAAGGAGGGCTCAAAAGATAAAAGTGGGGACAAAGCTACACCTGTTAAAAAGAGCCCACCTGTAAAATCTGCTAAGAAATCAGCAGACTCTACAAAGAAATCTAGATCTTCCTCGAAGAAAAGTGTGAGTGATGCTGATGAGACCTCTGGTTCTCTAACCAAGTCAAAGGGGTCTGCATCTAAGAAACAGAAGGTTGAAAAGGAAAGTTCGAAGGGTGATAAGGTGAAAAGTGCAAGCAAGAAATCATCTAGCAAATCCTCTGGAAAGGTTTCAGCTAAGGATCAAG GAAAAGTTAAAAGTAGCAAGAAGGCCAAAGGAGAGCCCTCTAAAGCAGATGTGCATGCAGTAATTGTTGATATTCTGAAAGAAGTTGATTTCAATACT GCAACTCTATCAGATATTCTAAGGCAACTCG GTACCCACTTTGGTGTGGATTTAATGCATAGAAAAGCAGAGGTGAAGGACATAATTACCGATGTGATAAATAGCATGACTGATGAGGAAGATGATGAGGGGGATGATGGAGAAGAAGACAATGCTGAAGCTGGTAATGACGACGATGgagaagagaaagatggagaCAAGGGTGACGATGACGAAGACGAAGCTTAG